Genomic segment of Methanolobus mangrovi:
GGGAGGCACCAACTTCCAAAACTAAATACTTCTTGAGACCGATAGTGAACTAGTAGGGTGACCGAAAACTGAAAAGTACCCCAAGAAGGGAGGTTAAAAGTGCCTGAAACCTGGAGGCGATGGAGCGATATGGCGTTAAAGGATCTTTAACGCGAAGGAAACAGCCGCGAGGCTGCAGTACGGGCGTTATTGCCAATGTCATATCTTACGTTTTGAAGAACGGGCCAGGGAGTGTATTCAAATGGCGATGGCTAACTTTTTACATAGGAAGCCGAAGCGAAAGCAACATGCTCGCAGCCGTAAGGCGAGGAGCGGCGTATACAAGTGCGTGGAGTCATTAGGGTACGACCCGAAGCCGGGTGATCTAGGCGTGGGCAGGTTGAAGCGTGGCGAAAGCTACGTGGAGGACCGCAAGCGGTATTGATCTGCAAATCATTCGTGTGACCTGCGTCTCGGAGTGAAAGGCTAATCTAACCCGGCATCAGCTGGTTCCTTCCGAAACATGTCGAAGCATGACCTAACTGGAGATAGTCGGTGAAGTAGAGCACTGATTGGTGGTCCCGGGGAAGAAATTCCTCAGCCACTTGTCAAACTCCAAACTCACCGTCGTCTAAGAAAGTTGGAGTCCGGACTACTGGGGTAAGCTTGTAGTCCGTAAGGGAGACAACCCAGCCCGTGGTTAAGGTCCCCAAGTGTCGACTAAGTGTTAATACTAAAGGGCGTCCTAAGCCCTAGACAGCTGGAAGGTTAGCTTAGAAGCAGCTATCCTTTAAAGAGTGCGTAACAGCCCACCAGTCGAGGTTTGGGGCCCCGAAAATGGACGGGGCTCAAGTCGACCACCGATACCACGGAGCACCGCAAGGTGATCTCGTAGGAAGGCGTTGCGTTCGGGCAGAAGCAGGGCTGTGAAGTCCTGTGGACCGTGCGGAAACGAAAATCCTGGTAATAGTAACAGCATAGATAGGTGAGAATCCTATCCGCCGAAGGGGCTAGGTTTCCTCGGCAATGATCGTCAGCCGAGGGTTAGTCGGTCCTAAGACGTACCGTAATTCGAGTACGCCGAAAGGGAAACAGGTTAATATTCCTGTACCTCTTGACAATAAACTGACGTTTTTGGGCAGGTTGAGCGGCGCCGTCGCGCCGTCTAAGCACCGAATCCCGTGGAGAGCCGTAATGGCGAGAAGCGGGCGAATGTGTTATGGCGAAAGTCAGCTGCACCCGGGAACCCGTGAAAAGGAAGTCAAGGGTCCGTACCGAGAACTGACACAGGTGCCCCTAGCTGAAAAGGCTAAGGCGTGTCGGATACAATTTGGCTAAGGGAATTCGGCAAATTAGCTCCGTAACTTCGGGAGAAGGAGTGCCTGCTGTGAAGACAGCAGGTCGCAGTGACAAGAGAGCTCTAACTGTCTAATATCAACATAGGAGATCGCAAACCCGTAAGGGCTAGTACGATCTCTGAATCCTGCTCAGTGCAGGTACCTGAAACTCCGGTTCAACGGATCGAAGGGCCTGTAAACAGCGGGGGTAACTATGACCCTCTTAAGGTAGCGTAGTACCTTGTCGCTTAATTGGCGACTTGCATGAATGGATCAATGAGAGCTCTACTGTCCCTAGCCAGAGTCCGGTGAAGCTTACTTTCTAGTGCACAGTCTAGAGACCTCTAGGGGGAAGTGAAGACCCCGTGGAGCTTTACTGCAGCCTGTCGTTGGGTTGTGATTTTGGATGTACAGTGTAGGTAGGAGACATCGAAGGTGGTGCGCCAGCATCACTGGAGTCGCCGTTGGGACACTACCCTTCTGAAATTACGACCCTAACTCCGAGAGGAGGACCCCGATAGGTGGGCAGTTTGCCTGGGGCGGGACGCCCTTGAAAAGATATCAAGGGCGCACAAAGGTTGACTCAAGTGGGTCGGAAACCCACTGAAGAGTGCAAGAGCATAAGTCAGCCTGACGTTATTCAGCACAGTAGTGGATGACGAGACGAAAGTCGGTTCTAGCGAACTTTTGTGCTCGCTTGGTGCGAGCCAAAAATGACAGAAAAGTTACCCCGGGGATAATTGAGTTGTTGCCGGCAAGAGCACATATCGACCCGGCAGCTTGCTACTTCGATGTCGGTTCTTTCCATCCTGGCCGTGCAGCAGCGGCCAAGGGTGAGGTTGTTCGCCTATTAAAGGAGATCGTGAGCTGGGTTTAGACCGTCGTGAGACAGGTCGGTTACTATCTACTAGAGGTGTCTGTAGTCTGAGGGTAAGCTACTTTTAGTACGAGAGGAACAGAGTAGCGGCGCCACTGGTGTATCAGTTGTCCGACAGGGCATTGCTGAGCAGCTACGCGCTAAGGAATAAGAGCTGAATGCATCTAAGCTCGAAATCTGACTTGAAAAGAGACTACGTTAAGGGTCCCGGTAAAAGACCGGTTTGATAGGGTCGGGATGTACGCACCAAGGCAACGAGGTGTTCAGTCCGCGGCTACTAATAACCCGTGCCTGTCCGTCTTGCTTTGTCCAGGCGAAATCTGATATGTGCATGTTTAATATACATGACCTCAAGGTAAAGTATAAGTGCAATTGATTCATTTATGAATCGCTCGTTGCCAAGGTGGCGGAGCGGCTACGCAATCGCCTGCAGAGCGATTCCATTCCGGTTCGAATCCGGACCTTGGCTTTACCATTTACCATTCATTATGAGAGAGTTTGGCGGCCATAGCGGCGGGGAGATTCCTGTACCCATCCCGAACACAGAAGATAAGCCCGCCAGCGTTCCTTACTGTACTGAAGTACGAGAGTCTTCGGGAACTCTGGATCGCTGCCAACTCACTCATAAACAATAACTAAAACTGCTTTTTCAGCATATTTCATTCATAACCATTAATTATTTACCACTTATAATTCATCATGAGAGAGTTTGGCGGCCATAGCGGCAGGGAGATTCCTGTACCCATCCCGAACACAGAAGATAAGCCTGCCAGCGTTCCTTACTGTACTGAAGTACGAGAGTCTTCGGGAACTCTGGATCGCTGCCAACTCACTCATAAACAATAACTTTTTCTAACTGGTTTTTACTGTAACTAATCTATTTGTTATTCTTACTTTTGTTTGTTTTATGGTAACTACTGATGTTATTTTCCTCTGAGTATGCATGCTTATGGCGATATGTTCTATCAGTGATCTATAGAGCGAAATTTAATTATTGGATTTCGCATACAGCCTTGTTCTTATATTAATTTAATAATATACTCAAAAGCACCTATATAACATAAGATATTTAGATGAAATGTTTCTCTCTTGTTCAATAAATGAGGTTTCATAGGCCTCATTTAACTTTTTTTGCTCTGATTTCTTTATCTCAATAGGTTCACCCATCCCTGTACCAGTATTGTCAGAACGATAAGGGATAATACATATCTTGCATATGGACTGATCCATTCAGGTATTTTCTTTCCTTTTCCGGCATTTGCCTCCTTTACGAATTTATCCCATCCCCATCCCATCTTCAGGGTGCAGAACATAACTATCGATAAAGCCCCGATCGGAAGAATATTGCTGGTAAAGATAAAATCCTCCAGATCAAGTATTCCACTACCTGGTCCCAAGGGCTGTATGCTGCTCAGAGGACCAAAGCTAAGCGCGCATGGAAGTGAGAGAATGAATATTCCAATAGTATTAACAAGGGCCGCTTTTTTGCGCTTCCATCCCCATTCATCAATTGTAAAAGCCATTATATTCTCAAAAATAGCGATAACTGTTGACATTGCAGCAAAGGAAAGGAAGATAAAGAAAAGAAAACCCCATACCTGCCCTCCAGTCATTTGATTGAATATATTGGGGAGGGTTACAAAAATGAGTTCAGGTCCGGAGCCTGCATCAATTCCAAAAGCAAAAGCAGCAGGGAATATAACCAGTCCTGCAAGAAGGGCAATAGACGTATCAAGTGCAACCACATTGATCGCTTCTCCGGGAAGAGAACGCTCTTTTCCAATGTAACTTCCAAATATTGCCATTCCCCCGGCACCTGCACTCAATGTAAAGAAAGCCTGTCCCATGGCTGCATAAACAGCTTCCTTGCCTATCAAACTGAAATCAGGTTTCAAATAAAAGGCAATTCCTGCAGAAGCTCCTGGAAGAGTTACTGATTTAAAGACAAGGATCAGCAATATTATAAACATTCCAGCCATAAGATTCTTGCTTACCCTTTCAGCACCTTTTTGAAGTCCTTTTGAGCACACCCAGAACCCACTAATAACAACAAGAGCCATCCAGAAAACTATCTCTAATGTTTTACTGAGAAAAGTTCCAAAAAAGCTGCCTATTTCCTGCGGTCCAAGTCCGTTGAAACTTCCGGTGATCGAATAATATATGTATGCAAGTCCCCATCCGGCTACCGTAGTATAGAACATTACAAGCAGGATATTTCCTATAATACCCATATATCCAAACAGATGCCATTTGCTACCCTTTGGTTCCAGTTTTCTCATCGCACCGGCAATGTTCAGTTTCCCTGCTCTTCCAATAGAATATTCCATAAGGAGAATTGGAAATCCAAGTAATATGAGAAATGCAAGATAAATGAGAACAAAAGCAGCTCCTCCGTATTTTCCTGTGATATATGGAAAACGCCATATGTTGCCAAGTCCGATGGCACAACCTGCTGAGATTAACAGGAAACCAATTCTACTGGCCAGTTGTTCTCTTTCCTCGTTGTTCTGTCCTTCATGTGTCATATGATACTGTCCTATATTTCTCTTGCACTATACTAATATTATAATCATCTAATATTTATCTGTCAGGTAACGGGAAACCTTCACCTAGATATCTTCTTCATCCTGCTTTTCGACTGAATAATCTCAAAACTGTCAGAAATGATTATACGGATTAACAACCAATGTTCATAGGAATATTATACTGTGGGGAATCAGATGAAAGAATATGATCTTATTGTAATAGGTACAGGCTCCGGGATGAATTATGTTAGTGCAATGATGGATGCAGATCCTGAAATGAAGGTTGCTCTAATTGACAAGGATGAACCGGGAGGAATCTGTCTTACAAGAGGCTGTGTTCCATCAAAAATGCTCCTTTACCCCGCAGAGCTTGTAAGGGATATTGGAAAAACAGGCGATTTTGGTATCAAAGCATCAATCGGAAGTATTGATTTCAAAGCAGTAATGA
This window contains:
- a CDS encoding sodium-dependent transporter yields the protein MTHEGQNNEEREQLASRIGFLLISAGCAIGLGNIWRFPYITGKYGGAAFVLIYLAFLILLGFPILLMEYSIGRAGKLNIAGAMRKLEPKGSKWHLFGYMGIIGNILLVMFYTTVAGWGLAYIYYSITGSFNGLGPQEIGSFFGTFLSKTLEIVFWMALVVISGFWVCSKGLQKGAERVSKNLMAGMFIILLILVFKSVTLPGASAGIAFYLKPDFSLIGKEAVYAAMGQAFFTLSAGAGGMAIFGSYIGKERSLPGEAINVVALDTSIALLAGLVIFPAAFAFGIDAGSGPELIFVTLPNIFNQMTGGQVWGFLFFIFLSFAAMSTVIAIFENIMAFTIDEWGWKRKKAALVNTIGIFILSLPCALSFGPLSSIQPLGPGSGILDLEDFIFTSNILPIGALSIVMFCTLKMGWGWDKFVKEANAGKGKKIPEWISPYARYVLSLIVLTILVQGWVNLLR